The proteins below are encoded in one region of Anguilla anguilla isolate fAngAng1 chromosome 3, fAngAng1.pri, whole genome shotgun sequence:
- the aox5 gene encoding aldehyde oxidase 5 — protein MSSPIKCSELIFFVNGKKITEKNADPEEMLLNYLRKKVRLSGTKYGCGSGGCGACTVMVSRYDPIQHTVLHFTVNACLLPICSLHGAAVVTVEGIGSTKTKLHPVQERIAKAHGSQCGFCTPGMVMSMYTLLRNKPQPTLEEIREALGGNLCRCTGYRPIVDGFKTFCAASQCCQNGQVGNEGCVENGSTHQDEETDISDKLFRMDDVLSLDPSQDLIFPPELMLMAQKHDGGRLCFQSSRTTWISPRDLSDLLELKAAYPDAPLLVGNTTLGPNVMLKGAYHPVVISPGQVSELRAVKRGKNGLIVGAACTISTVKEELEKAVQELDQGKSKVYQALLQTLRCLAGKQIRNMATIGGNILSANPKYDLNCILAAADCSLLVISKDGTREIPLNEEFFTGFGKTSLRPDEVLFSVHIPYSRPWEFISAFRQAQRREFAFSIVNAGMKVVFSEDTDLVQSLNIYYGGVGPTLVRAGHTCEELTGRSWDEELFREACRLLGDEVTLSPSAHGGKVEFRKTLTLSFLYKFYLQVLQELQQKGVSISDLPQEYLSALKPFKNEVPQGHQSYQLVSEDQSSEDPVGRPEVHQASFKQATGEAKYYDDTPTFQEELFLVMVTSTRAHAKIISVDESEALSMPGVVAYVSAHDVPGQNQRLWFDTVEELFADEEVICVGQVIGAIVAETREQAKRAAKSVRVTYEDLSPVFFTIEEAIQHQSFFNPKRKLERGNVDEAFEKVDRILEGEIYMGGQEHFYMETQGVIAVPRGEDGEMDLYAASQHAALTQEVVAHALGVDSNKITCHVKRLGGGFGGKVVKSGSLAAITATAAHKTGRVVRCVLDRGDDMLITSGRHPFLGKYKVGFMNDGTILAADMSFYCNGGCTLDQSPFVMEKALLHMDNGYRIPNLRGRGFVCMTYLPSYTAFRGFGGPQGLTVIESVLHEVANKCGLSPEKVRDINMYRDEVCYTHHKQLFSPHDMIRCWEECLEKSAYHNRRLAIAQFNAKNRWKKRGICAVPIKFGIGFSKGFYNQGAALVNIFKDGSVLLSHGGTEMGQGLNTKAIQIASRVLKVPMSTIHIKETCTGNVPNAPPSAASYGTDAVGMAVKDACEKLMKRLEPIMREYPKYTWPQWILEAYCQRISLSATGFFMGPYTNVDWEKSEGTAFYYFTFGACCSEVEIDCLTGDHKNIRSDIMMDVGRSLNPALDIGQIEGAFVQGIGLYTIEELQFSPEGVLLTRGPSQYKIPMMSDVPPELNVHLLANTQKPDTIYSAKGVGEPPLSFGITVFFAIKEAIAAARRDSGLSGAFTLNSPATAERIRMACVDQFTQMVPSPEPGTFKQWTIDV, from the exons ATGTCCTCTCCCATCAAGTGCAGTGAGCTGATTTTCTTCGTAAATGGGAAGAAG ATCACTGAGAAAAATGCAGACCCTGAGGAAATGCTACTCAACTACCTCAGGAAGAAAG TGCGCCTCAGTGGTACTAAGTACGGCTGTGGAAGTGGCGGTTGTGGAGCCTGCACTGTTATGGTGTCCCGGTATGACCCGATCCAGCACACGGTTCT GCACTTCACTGTAAATGCCTGCCTCCTGCCAATCTGCTCCCTGCACGGGGCAGCTGTAGTGACGGTGGAGGGGATTGGCAGCACCAAGACCAAGCTGCATCCTGTACAG gagCGCATCGCCAAGGCTCACGGGTCTCAGTGTGGGTTCTGCACCCCAGGGATGGTGATGTCCATGTACACCCTGCTGAGGAACAAGCCTCAGCCCACCCTGGAGGAAATCCGGGAGGCACTGGGTG GGAACCTTTGCCGATGCACTGGTTACCGGCCCATCGTTGATGGATTCAAGACATTCTGTGCT GCCTCACAGTGTTGCCAGAATGGGCAGGTAGGAAACGAGGGCTGTGTGGAGAATGGTTCCACACATCAGGATGAAGAAACTGAC ATATCAGACAAGTTATTCAGAATGGACGATGTCTTGTCCCTTGACCCCTCCCAAGACCTCATCTTCCCCCCAGAGTTGATG CTTATGGCACAGAAGCATGATGGCGGTCGCCTGTGTTTCCAAAGCAGTAGGACCACCTGGATCTCACCCAGGGACCTTTCTGACCTATTGGAGCTCAAAGCAGCGTACCCAGATGCACCCCTGTTGGTGGGAAACACAACTTTGG GGCCTAACGTGATGCTGAAGGGTGCCTATCACCCAGTTGTCATCTCACCTGGACAAGTTTCAGAGCTGCGTGCAGTAAAGAGGGGAAAGAACG GGTTGATCGTGGGTGCGGCGTGCACCATTTCCACTGTGAAGGAGGAACTAGAGAAGGCAGTGCAGGAACTGGATCAAGGGAAGAGCAAAGTATACCAGGCCCTCCTGCAGACCCTTCGCTGTCTGGCTGGGAAGCAGATTCGCAATATGGCC ACAATTGGAGGCAACATCCTGAGTGCCAACCCCAAGTATGATCTCAACTGCATCCTAGCCGCAGCGGACTGTAGTCTGCTGGTCATTTCCAAAG ATGGGACAAGAGAAATCCCTCTGAATGAGGAATTCTTTACAGGCTTTGGGAAGACATCTCTCAGACCAGATGAAGTCCTTTTTTCCGTACACATCCCATACTCCAGACCA TGGGAGTTCATTTCTGCCTTCCGTCAGGCACAGCGGCGAGAGTTTGCCTTCTCCATCGTCAACGCAGGGATGAAGGTGGTCTTTTCTGAAGACACAGACTTGGTGCAGTCTCTGAACATCTATTACGGGGGTGTGGGCCCCACACTGGTCAGAGCTGGACACACGTGTGAGGAGCTCACCGGCCG GTCCTGGGATGAGGAGCTGTTCAGGGAGGCATGCCGGTTGCTAGGAGATGAGGTGACGCTGTCACCCTCTGCCCACGGCGGGAAGGTTGAGTTCCGCAAGACCCTGACCCTCAGTTTCCTCTACAAGTTCTACCTCCAGGTGCTGCAGGAATTACAACAGAAG GGTGTCAGCATCAGCGATCTGCCCCAGGAGTACCTGAGTGCCCTCAAGCCTTTCAAGAATGAGGTGCCACAGGGACACCAGTCCTACCAG CTGGTCTCAGAGGACCAGTCCTCTGAAGACCCAGTGGGTCGTCCTGAAGTGCATCAGGCTTCCTTCAAGCAGGCAACAGGGGAGGCCAAATACTACGACGACACGCCCACTTTCCAGGAGGAACTCTTTTTGGTTATGGTGACCAGCACCCGAGCGCATGCTAAGATCAT ATCTGTGGATGAATCAGAGGCTCTGAGCATGCCAGGCGTTGTTGCCTATGTGTCGGCCCATGACGTCCCGGGTCAGAATCAGAGACTTTGGTTCGACACCGTCGAGGAGCTCTTCGCTGATGAGGAG GTGATCTGCGTGGGGCAGGTAATTGGTGCAATTGTAGCCGAAACACGAGAGCAGGCCAAAAGGGCAGCGAAGAGTGTCAGAGTGACCTACGAGGACCTGTCTCCTGTCTTCTTCACAATTGAG GAGGCCATCCAGCATCAGTCTTTTTTCAATCCCAAGAGGAAACTGGAGAGGGGCAACGTTGATGAGGCCTTCGAAAAAGTGGATAGAATTCTGGAGG GTGAGATCTACATGGGAGGGCAGGAGCACTTTTACATGGAGACACAAGGGGTGATCGCCGTGCCCCGCGGAGAGGACGGGGAAATGGACTTGTATGCGGCCAGTCAGCATGCAGCGCTCACTCAG GAAGTGGTGGCCCACGCGCTTGGTGTTGATTCTAATAAGATCACCTGTCACGTGAAGAGACTAGGTGGTGGCTTCGGAGGAAAAGTCGTGAAAAGTGGCTCTCTGGCTGCAATAACTGCCACTGCTGCCCACAA GACAGGTAGGGTGGTGCGCTGTGTTCTGGATCGAGGGGACGACATGCTGATTACCAGCGGTCGACACCCTTTCCTGGGGAAGTACAAG GTGGGATTTATGAATGACGGAACAATATTGGCAGCAGACATGAGTTTCTACTGCAATGGAGGCTGCACTTTGGATCAGTCGCCATTT GTAATGGAGAAAGCCCTGCTTCACATGGACAACGGCTACAGGATCCCCAACCTACGAGGGCGGGGTTTTGTCTGCATGACATACCTGCCCTCCTATACGGCCTTCCGGGGCTTTGGGGGGCCCCAGGGGCTCACCGTAATTGAGAGTGTGCTGCACGAGGTGGCAAATAAGTGCGGCCTCTCCCCTGAaaag GTGAGAGACATCAACATGTACAGGGATGAGGTATGCTACACCCATCACAAACAGCTCTTCTCCCCTCACGACATGATTCGCTGTTGGGAGGAGTGCCTGGAGAAGTCCGCGTACCACAACCGTCGCCTGGCCATCGCCCAATTCAATGCCAAAAACCGCTGGAAAAAGAGGGGCATCTGTGCTGTGCCCATAAAGTTTGGCATTGGATTCTCCAAAGGGTTCTATAACCAG GGTGCAGCATTGGTCAACATCTTTAAAGACGGATCTGTGTTGCTGTCCCATGGTGGAACTGAGATGGGTCAGGGCCTTAACACCAAGGCCATCCAG ATTGCTAGCCGAGTCTTGAAGGTGCCCATGTCCACAATCCACATAAAGGAGACCTGCACAGGCAACGTCCCCAATGCCCCCCCGTCTGCCGCGTCCTATGGCACAGACGCTGTGGGCATGGCAGTAAAG GACGCCTGTGAAAAACTGATGAAACGCCTGGAGCCGATCATGCGAGAGTATCCCAAATACACCTGGCCACAGTGG ATTCTTGAGGCCTACTGTCAACGAATAAGCCTATCAGCCACTGGCTTCTTCAT GGGCCCTTACACCAACGTGGACTGGGAGAAAAGCGAGGGGACGGCGTTCTACTACTTCACCTTTGGAGCGTGTTGCTCAGAAGTGGAAATTGACTGTCTGACAGGAGACCACAAA aacaTAAGGTCTGACATCATGATGGACGTTGGGAGAAGTCTCAATCCCGCTCTTGACATAGGACAG aTTGAGGGGGCATTTGTACAAGGCATTGGCCTCTACACCATCGAGGAGCTGCAGTTCTCACCCGAGGGTGTCCTTTTGACCCGAGGACCGTCCCAGTACAAGATCCCCATGATGAGTGACGTCCCACCTGAGCTCAATGTCCACCTGCTGGCCAACACCCAAAAGCCAGACACCATCTACTCCGCCAAG GGAGTCGGGGAGCCGCCCTTGTCCTTCGGCATCACCGTCTTCTTTGCCATAAAGGAGGCGATCGCCGCGGCCCGCAGAGACAGCGGGCTGAGCGGCGCCTTCACACTGAACTCCCCGGCCACTGCAGAGAGGATACGCATGGCCTGCGTGGACCAGTTCACCCAGATG GTTCCATCTCCAGAGCCTGGAACATTCAAACAGTGGACCATTGATGTGTGA